Genomic window (Sulfolobales archaeon):
TTCTGAAGCCTAGTTCTCTCCCAACCCTTATAATCATGTCTCTGAGGAACTCGCAGAAAGGCTCTGCCATCGATACATGGGCTACTTGGGGGCCATCGAAGAATGTATATTCCCTCGACTTAGTCATATCTATAAACTGATCTGGAACCACTAGATCCCCTGGCCTATAATCCTCCCTCAGACTTCCAACAGCACTCACAGCAATTATATATCTAACCCCCAGGCTTTTGAGGGCCCATATATTTGCGCGATAGTTTATCCTATGAGGAGGGATCCTATGACCCCTACCATGTCTCGGGAGAAATGCCACAGTTTTACCCCCATATTTACCTATCACTATATAGTCGCTGGGCTCTCCATATGGGGTGTGTATCTTAACCTCCTTTATATCGCTTAGCATTCCTGGATCGTAGAGGCCCGAACCCCCTATAATCCCTATATCCGCTCTATGCTTGGGCTCGAGCATCGCATATCCCACAATATAGTTAAAAGGGGGAGAAAAAGGTTATATATTAGGTTGAAGCTGGAAATTCGCCTTTAAACAAAGAAAATGTATTGTCTCTAATTTAGAATATCTTGGGGATAGCCGACTGGCATCATGAGAACAGGGATCTCGGAGACACAGTCTATGCCTAGCACCTCACACAACTCCTCTTCATAGAAAGCC
Coding sequences:
- a CDS encoding S-methyl-5'-thioadenosine phosphorylase; protein product: MLEPKHRADIGIIGGSGLYDPGMLSDIKEVKIHTPYGEPSDYIVIGKYGGKTVAFLPRHGRGHRIPPHRINYRANIWALKSLGVRYIIAVSAVGSLREDYRPGDLVVPDQFIDMTKSREYTFFDGPQVAHVSMAEPFCEFLRDMIIRVGRELGFRIHEKGTYICIEGPRFSTKAESRVWREVYKADIIGMTLVPEVNLACEAQICYSTLAMVTDYDVWAEKPVTAEEVARVMASNVDKAKKILSKLIPELPQEPPIEKCSCCESLKTALV